The segment CCGAGATCGATCGCCGCGTGCGCAAGACGGCCGAGCTCATGCAGTTGACGCCGATGCTGCAGCGCAAGCCGCTGGAGCTTTCCGGGGGCCAGCAGCAGCGCTGTGCCCTTGCCCGGGCGCTGGTCAAGAACGCGGGTCTTGTCCTGCTGGACGAGCCCTTGGCAAATCTTGACTACAAGCTGCGCGAAGAACTGCGCGCGGAAATCCCCCGTATCTTCGCGGAATCCGGGGCGATTTTCGTCTATGCCACGACAGAACCGGAAGAGGCCCTGCTTCTGGGCGGAAATTGCGCCACCCTTTGGGAAGGCCGCGTCACCCAGTTCGGCCCCACTGCCGAGGTCTATCGCAAGCCGGCAGATGCCACCACGGCGCGGGTCTTCTCGGATCCGCCGATGAACTTCCTCGTGGTGGAAAAGCGCGGAGACGTCATGCATTTCGGTCAGGGAGAGCGTATTCCTTCGGTGGTCCAGGCCCCCGACGGCCAATATACCCTTGGCTTTCGGCCCAATCACCTGACGCTGGAACCCAGCCCCGGCGCGATCGGCTTCGAGACCACGCTTGGCGTGGTCGAGATCACCGGATCGGAAACCTTTGTTCATCTGGGTCATGGCGATGCGCGCTGGGTCGGGCTGATCCCCGGCGTGCGCGACCTCAAGCCGGGACAGGCGCTCAGGGTCTATCTTGATCCGTCACGGGTTTACCTTTTTGCGCAGGATGGCAGCCTTGTGGCCACTGCCCCCTATGCGGAGGCTGCGTGACATGGCCAGTATCACCCTCGACAATCTGGCGCATTCCTATCTGCCCGATCCGCGGTCGGAATCCGATTTTGCCCTGAAAGAGCTGAACCATGAATGGGTTGACGGCGAAGCCTATGCCCTGCTTGGCGCCTCGGGTTGCGGCAAATCCACGCTGTTGAACATCATCTCGGGTCTGTTGATCCCGTCGCAGGGCCGGGTGCTATTCGACGGAAAGGATGTGACCACCGCCCCCACTGCCGATCGCAATATTGCGCAAGTCTTTCAGTTTCCCGTCGTCTACGACACCATGACGGTCTATGAAAACCTTGCCTTTCCGCTGAAAAATCGCCGCATGGAGCCCGCCGAGATCCAGCGCCGCGTCCAGAAGATCGCCGCCATGATCGGCATGGAGGCACAGCTGAGCCACAAGGCCCGGGGGCTGACCGCCGACGCCAAGCAAAAGATCTCCCTTGGGCGCGGCATGGTCCGCGAGGATGTGAACGCCCTGCTGTTTGACGAGCCGCTGACGGTGATCGATCCCCACATGAAGTGGGAGCTGCGCACCCAGCTGAAAAAGCTGCATCAGGATTTCGGCCACACGATGATCTATGTGACTCACGACCAGACCGAGGCGCTGACCTTTGCCGACAAGGTTGTCGTCATGCATGACGGCCGCGTGGTGCAGATCGGCACGCCGCAAGAACTGTTCGAGCGCCCCGCGCATACCTTTGTCGGCTATTTCATCGGCTCGCCCGGCATGAATCTCTTCGACGCAGAGATCGAGGGCAACACCGCCCGCGTATGCGATGCCATCGTGCCGCTGGACGGTTTCTACACGGCGGCGGGCAAGATGCAGATCGGGGTGCGCCCCGAATTCGTCCGCCTTTCCACTGGTGACGAGGGCATTCCCGCCCGGATCCGCCGGATCGAGGACGTGGGCCGCCACAAGATCCTGCGCCTTGACGTCGCCGGACGCGAGATCAACGCCCTCGCGGCCGAGGGCGAGAACATATCGGCTGACAGCAACCGGATCACCTTCGCGCCGGGACGGATCAACGTCTATGCCGATGACTGGCGCATCTCACCGCAGGAGGGCACAGCATGAACAAGACCGTCAATCAAAAGGCGTGGTTTCTGGTCCTGCCGGTGCTCTTGCTGGTCGCCTTCTCGGCCGTCATCCCGCTGATGACCGTGGTGAACTATTCGGTTCAGGATACCTTCGGAAACAACCAGTTCTTCTGGGCGGGCCTCGACTGGTTCGATGACATGCTGCATTCCGACCGCATGTGGAACGCGCTGGGACGGCAGCTGATGTTCTCGGCGATCATTCTGGCGATCGAGGTGCCACTGGGCATCTTCGTTGCCCTGAACATGCCGAAAAGAGGCTTCTGGGCCTCGTTCTGCCTGGTCGTCATGTCCCTGCCCCTGCTGATCCCGTGGAACGTCGTCGGCACGATCTGGCAGATCTTTGGCCGCGTCGACATCGGCCTGCTGGGCTATGCGCTGGATCGGCTGGGCATCGACTACAATTACACCCAGAACAGCCTTGACGCATGGATCACGGTCATCGTCATGGACGTCTGGCACTGGACCTCGTTGATCGCGCTGCTGGCCTATGCCGGTTTGCGGTCAATCCCTGACGCCTATTATCAGGCCGCCAAGATCGATCAGGCCAGCCGCTGGTCGGTGTTTCGCTACATCGAACTGCCCAAGATGGCCGGCGTGTTGATGATCGCGATCCTGTTGCGCTTCATGGACAGTTTCATGATCTACACCGAACCTTTCGTCGTGACCGGTGGAGGCCCCGGAAATGCGACGACCTTCCTGTCGATCGACCTTGTGAAGATGGCGCTGGGTCAGTTCGACCTTGGCCCGGCTGCAGCATTCAGCCTGATGTATTTCCTTGTGATCATGGCGATCAGCTGGGTGTTCTACACGGTCATGACGACCCTTGATAACCGGGATGGCAAGTAGATGACCGATACCGCAATGCCGAAAGCCGCCCGGAAGATGCAAGAGATCGCAGGCGAAACCCCACCCAGGCAGCAGCGCAGGCGGCGGCTCTCGGGACGGGCCGTGGTGATGGCGCTTTATCTGCTGTTTCTGATGCTGCCGATCTATTGGCTGTTGAACATGAGCCTGAAGACCAATTCCGAGATTCTCGGAACCTTCAGCCTCTGGCCGCGCAATCTGACCTTTGCGAATTACCAGACGATCCTGACCGACCCAAGCTGGTATATGGGATATGTCAATTCGCTGATCTACGTGGTGATGAACACGGTCATCAGCCTTGCCGTGGCCTTGCCGGCCGCCTATGCCTTCAGCCGCTACAGCTTCATGGGCGACAAGCATCTGTTCTTCTGGCTGCTGACCAATCGCATGGCCCCGCCCGCCGTCTTTGCCCTGCCCTTCTTCCAGCTGTATTCCTCGATCGGTCTCTTTGATACCCATGTCGCCGTCGCCCTGGCCCATTGCCTGTTCAACGTCCCCCTGGCCGTCTGGATTCTCGAAGGATTCATGCGCGGTGTGCCCAGGGAAATCGACGAGACAGCCTATATCGACGGCTATTCCTTTCCGGCCTTCTTCATCAAGATATTCACTCCGCTGATCGCCAGCGGCATCGGCGTCGCGGCGTTCTTCTGCTTCATGTTCTCATGGGTCGAACTGTTGCTCAGCCGAACGCTGACCTCGGTGGATGCCAAACCGATTGCCGCCACCATGACCCGCACAGTCGGAGCCGCCGGCGTCGACTGGGGCGTGCTGGCCGCGGCGGGTGTCCTGACGATCCTGCCGGGGGCCTTGGTCATCTATTTCGTGCGCAACTACATCGCCAAGGGCTTTGCCCTGGGACGGGTGTGATGGCGGGACTGAAAGGAGCTTGCAATGCTTGACTGGATGGCATGGACATGGCCGACAGCGGTGTTTTTCCTGATCATTGCGGTGCTTCTGATCACCTTTACCGCGCTGGCGATCAAGTTCCCCGAGGTGCCGCGCAAGGGGATCCTGAGGATCGAGACCACGCGTGGGGATCGCCTGTTCATCACGCTGCTGGGCTCTGCCTTCATCAATCTGCTGTGGCTGGCCGCGGGTCCTGGCCCGCAGCCCTATGCGCTGATCCTTTGCCTGGTCTATGCCGCTGCGGTCTTCCGCTGGGTCTAGATGATGGCAATCCCCGGCGCAGGTCACCGCGCCGGACCGCCAACGTTCAACCGAAAGGGAGGAAAACTATAATGAACGTTCTTCTGAAATCTTCCACCGCGCTGGGGCTGGCACTTGCCCTGACCCAGCCGGCCTGGGCCGATATGGAGGCCGCCAGATCATTCCTGGACGCCGAGATCGGAGATATTTCCACCCTGTCCCGCGAGGAACAGGAAGCCGAGATGCAGTGGTTCATTGACGCCGCCCAGCCATTCCAGGGCATGGAAATCAACGTCGTCTCGGAAACGATCACGACGCATGAATATGAAGCCCAGGTTCTGGCCCCGGCGTTCACCGCGATCACGGGCATCAAGGTCAACCATGACCTGATCGGTGAAGGCGATGTCGTCGAGAAGCTGCAGACGCAGATGCAGTCGGGCGAGAATATCTATGATGCCTATGTCAATGACTCGGACCTGATCGGCACCCATTGGCGCTATCAGCAGGTCCGCAACCTGACCGACTGGATGGCCAACGAGGGCGCGGATGTCACCTCTCCGACGCTGGACCTTGACGATTTCATCGGACTGGACTTCACGACGGCACCCGATGGCAAGCTGTATCAGCTGCCCGATCAGCAGTTCGCGAACCTTTACTGGTTCCGCTATGACTGGTTCAACGACGAGAAGAACAAGGCCGATTTCAAGGAAAAATACGGCTACGATCTGGGCGTTCCGGTGAACTGGTCCGCCTATGAGGATATCGCCGAGTTTTTCACCGGCCGCGATCTGTCGCATATGGGCATTGAAGATGATGTCTATGGCAACATGGACTATGGCAAGAAAGACCCCAGCCTGGGCTGGCGCTATACCGATGCCTGGATGTCCATGGCCGGCATGGGCGACAAGGGTGAGCCCAACGGCCTGCCGGTCGATGAATGGGGTATCCGCGTCAACGAGAATTCGCAGCCCGTCGGTGCCTGCGTCGAACGTGGCGGTGCGACCAACTCTCCTGCTGCGGTCTATGCCGTGGACAAGGCGATCAAATGGCTGCAGGAATACTCTCCGCCCGCTGCTGCCGGCATGACCTTCTCGGAAGCCGGTCCGGTTCCCGCGCAGGGCAATATCGCCCAGCAG is part of the Paracoccus seriniphilus genome and harbors:
- a CDS encoding ABC transporter ATP-binding protein, which translates into the protein MTLELRDVSHVVGAQTFIHPTTLTLKKGTMNVLLGPTSSGKTTLMRLMAGLDTPTRGRIFWNGEDVTGQRVQDRKIAMVYQQFINYPAMTVYENIASPMKLMGLDRAEIDRRVRKTAELMQLTPMLQRKPLELSGGQQQRCALARALVKNAGLVLLDEPLANLDYKLREELRAEIPRIFAESGAIFVYATTEPEEALLLGGNCATLWEGRVTQFGPTAEVYRKPADATTARVFSDPPMNFLVVEKRGDVMHFGQGERIPSVVQAPDGQYTLGFRPNHLTLEPSPGAIGFETTLGVVEITGSETFVHLGHGDARWVGLIPGVRDLKPGQALRVYLDPSRVYLFAQDGSLVATAPYAEAA
- a CDS encoding ABC transporter ATP-binding protein; amino-acid sequence: MASITLDNLAHSYLPDPRSESDFALKELNHEWVDGEAYALLGASGCGKSTLLNIISGLLIPSQGRVLFDGKDVTTAPTADRNIAQVFQFPVVYDTMTVYENLAFPLKNRRMEPAEIQRRVQKIAAMIGMEAQLSHKARGLTADAKQKISLGRGMVREDVNALLFDEPLTVIDPHMKWELRTQLKKLHQDFGHTMIYVTHDQTEALTFADKVVVMHDGRVVQIGTPQELFERPAHTFVGYFIGSPGMNLFDAEIEGNTARVCDAIVPLDGFYTAAGKMQIGVRPEFVRLSTGDEGIPARIRRIEDVGRHKILRLDVAGREINALAAEGENISADSNRITFAPGRINVYADDWRISPQEGTA
- a CDS encoding carbohydrate ABC transporter permease, whose translation is MNKTVNQKAWFLVLPVLLLVAFSAVIPLMTVVNYSVQDTFGNNQFFWAGLDWFDDMLHSDRMWNALGRQLMFSAIILAIEVPLGIFVALNMPKRGFWASFCLVVMSLPLLIPWNVVGTIWQIFGRVDIGLLGYALDRLGIDYNYTQNSLDAWITVIVMDVWHWTSLIALLAYAGLRSIPDAYYQAAKIDQASRWSVFRYIELPKMAGVLMIAILLRFMDSFMIYTEPFVVTGGGPGNATTFLSIDLVKMALGQFDLGPAAAFSLMYFLVIMAISWVFYTVMTTLDNRDGK
- a CDS encoding carbohydrate ABC transporter permease, translated to MQEIAGETPPRQQRRRRLSGRAVVMALYLLFLMLPIYWLLNMSLKTNSEILGTFSLWPRNLTFANYQTILTDPSWYMGYVNSLIYVVMNTVISLAVALPAAYAFSRYSFMGDKHLFFWLLTNRMAPPAVFALPFFQLYSSIGLFDTHVAVALAHCLFNVPLAVWILEGFMRGVPREIDETAYIDGYSFPAFFIKIFTPLIASGIGVAAFFCFMFSWVELLLSRTLTSVDAKPIAATMTRTVGAAGVDWGVLAAAGVLTILPGALVIYFVRNYIAKGFALGRV
- a CDS encoding DUF2160 domain-containing protein, producing the protein MLDWMAWTWPTAVFFLIIAVLLITFTALAIKFPEVPRKGILRIETTRGDRLFITLLGSAFINLLWLAAGPGPQPYALILCLVYAAAVFRWV
- a CDS encoding ABC transporter substrate-binding protein; the encoded protein is MNVLLKSSTALGLALALTQPAWADMEAARSFLDAEIGDISTLSREEQEAEMQWFIDAAQPFQGMEINVVSETITTHEYEAQVLAPAFTAITGIKVNHDLIGEGDVVEKLQTQMQSGENIYDAYVNDSDLIGTHWRYQQVRNLTDWMANEGADVTSPTLDLDDFIGLDFTTAPDGKLYQLPDQQFANLYWFRYDWFNDEKNKADFKEKYGYDLGVPVNWSAYEDIAEFFTGRDLSHMGIEDDVYGNMDYGKKDPSLGWRYTDAWMSMAGMGDKGEPNGLPVDEWGIRVNENSQPVGACVERGGATNSPAAVYAVDKAIKWLQEYSPPAAAGMTFSEAGPVPAQGNIAQQMFMYTTFVAPLVASDAVMNEDGTPKWRLAPSPHGVYWEDGMKVGYQDVGSWTLMKSTPVDRAQAAWLYAQFVTSKTVDVKKSDVGLTFVRESTINSDHFTQRADKLGGLVEFYRSPDRVRWSPTGTNVPDYPKLAQLWWQNIGDAMSGAKSSQEALDQLCADMESVMERIERSGIQGDLGPVMNEPQEASYWLDEQPGAPKPRLENEDEEPMTIGYDELVASWN